The proteins below are encoded in one region of Sulfolobus islandicus Y.N.15.51:
- a CDS encoding NCS1 family nucleobase:cation symporter-1: protein MSEQEINHVNLDLTEYNQGTTVVPDSYYNPNIAPLPKNAKTWTWINYATIWAGMIHNVPAFMLAGLLTFEFGPLIALMIIAIAYFTLLIALYLNGHIGTKWGIPFPSSIRPMFGIRGARVPVIIRAISALFWFSVETYAGGLILDALISIFYPSWSTISADLLGMPLHLTISFFLFWFLNVLVLFKGMDDIKKFELIAGPLVIIILGGLMIHAITLANGLSSLFQIRGNNVSLPNIALAISTMAGFWATLVLNIPDFTRFSRSQKDQLIGQTIGLPILTLLFSFIAVGLASAVIYIYNIPSNDAINYVNPVNIMYLFTDNPYITLILGISLVIATISVNVAANIVSPVYDLISLFPKKLNTWSKSAIVSAILGLLYAPWLWYNNASSIENVINLIGAGLGSVAGVMIAHYWILGKTEIKLADLFKPNGRYWYVSGYNVNALVAMIIGFSVPVIGFLIPKLSLLYDYGWYLGLFLSIAIYLGLERKREVKMEP, encoded by the coding sequence ATGTCAGAACAAGAAATAAACCACGTTAATTTAGACTTAACGGAATATAATCAAGGAACGACTGTAGTACCAGACAGTTACTATAATCCAAACATAGCACCGCTTCCTAAAAACGCAAAAACATGGACATGGATAAATTATGCTACCATATGGGCTGGAATGATACATAACGTCCCCGCATTTATGCTTGCGGGGCTATTAACATTTGAGTTCGGCCCACTAATAGCATTAATGATCATCGCAATAGCCTACTTTACCTTGCTAATAGCACTATACTTAAATGGGCATATAGGTACAAAATGGGGAATTCCATTCCCCTCATCAATTAGACCAATGTTCGGAATAAGGGGTGCTAGAGTACCAGTAATAATAAGGGCAATTTCAGCATTGTTTTGGTTCTCCGTTGAGACCTATGCTGGCGGTCTAATATTAGATGCGCTAATCTCAATCTTTTATCCCTCATGGTCAACAATCTCAGCAGACCTCTTAGGAATGCCACTCCATCTGACAATTTCGTTCTTCCTCTTTTGGTTCCTTAACGTATTAGTCTTATTTAAGGGAATGGATGATATAAAGAAATTTGAACTAATTGCTGGTCCCTTGGTAATAATAATCTTAGGAGGTTTGATGATTCACGCAATTACTCTTGCAAATGGTCTATCATCATTGTTTCAAATAAGGGGGAATAACGTTTCATTACCTAACATAGCCTTAGCAATATCCACAATGGCAGGTTTTTGGGCAACCCTAGTCCTAAACATTCCGGACTTTACGAGATTTTCTAGAAGCCAAAAGGACCAACTAATAGGACAAACTATTGGTCTACCTATACTTACGTTGCTTTTCAGCTTCATAGCAGTTGGGTTAGCATCGGCAGTAATTTATATTTACAATATTCCAAGTAATGACGCAATTAATTATGTAAACCCAGTAAATATAATGTATCTCTTTACTGACAATCCTTACATAACGTTAATCTTAGGAATCAGTCTAGTTATTGCAACAATCTCAGTTAACGTTGCAGCAAATATTGTATCACCCGTTTACGACTTGATAAGTTTATTCCCAAAGAAGCTTAACACGTGGTCTAAATCAGCTATTGTATCTGCAATTCTGGGTTTACTTTACGCCCCATGGTTATGGTACAATAACGCTTCAAGTATAGAAAATGTGATAAATTTGATTGGTGCCGGTCTAGGTTCTGTCGCCGGAGTCATGATAGCCCACTACTGGATATTAGGAAAAACTGAAATTAAACTTGCAGATCTATTTAAGCCAAATGGAAGATATTGGTATGTGTCAGGCTATAACGTTAATGCGTTAGTTGCAATGATCATAGGGTTCTCTGTACCAGTAATAGGATTTCTAATTCCTAAACTATCCTTGCTATATGACTATGGTTGGTATCTTGGATTATTTTTGAGTATAGCAATATATTTGGGATTGGAGAGAAAAAGAGAAGTAAAAATGGAACCTTAA
- a CDS encoding acyl-CoA synthetase, translating to MASYEEVRRSFSWSEVIRYLDENPLDVLTSHDGIAVKRFTKNAMEEISFSDLKRKALRLALYLKEFHNIKKGDVIAILASKKIQQIIVLLATLSLGAIYQPLFTAFGPEAIKMRTRDVKPKIIFCQDDQKDKINDAILFSKFDELLSYGELKEIEKINWDDAIILLYTSGTTGTPKGALIAKRLFLNIYVYMKYGIGVRENDVFWNPADPGWAYGLYYGIIGPLMFGKTIIFLDEPFNPERTMEFMEENKVTNFAFAPTAYRMIAGTVKKKYDLVLERASSAGEPLNPEVIRWFMDKYNVTIKDHYGQTEVGMVVYNGWGYDAKVKIGSMGLPAPGYEVDIIEDIIAVKRDSPGFHFLGYLNNPEKTKESFRGDWYLTGDNAYKDEEGYLWFVGRKDDVVKVSGYRIGPFEVESVLLEFPAVLESAVVADEDPIRGHVLHAYIVLKSGYTPSEELKKEIIDFVNTKYSRHVHLERVDFVDKLPKTESGKIQRYLLRKK from the coding sequence ATGGCTAGTTATGAAGAAGTTAGGAGAAGTTTTTCGTGGAGTGAGGTAATTAGATATTTAGACGAGAACCCATTAGACGTTTTGACTTCTCATGACGGTATAGCAGTTAAGAGATTCACTAAGAACGCTATGGAGGAGATAAGCTTCTCAGATCTTAAAAGAAAGGCATTAAGACTTGCCTTATATCTCAAGGAGTTTCATAACATTAAAAAGGGTGATGTAATAGCAATATTAGCTTCAAAGAAGATTCAACAAATCATAGTACTTTTAGCAACTCTCTCCCTAGGAGCAATTTATCAACCATTATTTACTGCATTTGGGCCAGAGGCAATTAAGATGAGGACTAGAGATGTAAAACCAAAAATTATCTTTTGTCAAGATGACCAAAAGGATAAGATAAATGATGCAATACTCTTCTCCAAGTTTGATGAATTATTAAGTTACGGTGAATTGAAAGAGATTGAAAAGATAAATTGGGATGATGCAATAATTTTACTTTACACTTCTGGTACTACGGGAACACCTAAAGGGGCCCTAATCGCTAAGAGGCTATTTCTTAACATTTATGTCTACATGAAATATGGTATAGGTGTTAGGGAAAATGACGTGTTTTGGAACCCCGCAGATCCTGGATGGGCTTATGGGCTATATTATGGTATAATAGGACCGCTAATGTTTGGGAAAACTATAATCTTTCTTGACGAACCATTTAACCCAGAAAGGACAATGGAGTTCATGGAGGAAAATAAGGTTACTAATTTTGCTTTCGCACCTACGGCATATAGAATGATAGCTGGAACGGTTAAGAAGAAGTATGATTTAGTATTGGAAAGAGCGAGTTCTGCAGGTGAACCACTTAACCCAGAAGTTATAAGATGGTTTATGGATAAGTACAATGTTACTATCAAGGATCATTATGGACAAACTGAAGTTGGAATGGTAGTTTATAATGGCTGGGGATATGACGCAAAAGTAAAAATAGGGAGTATGGGACTACCTGCACCTGGTTATGAGGTCGATATAATAGAGGATATTATAGCTGTCAAGAGAGATTCTCCAGGTTTCCACTTCTTGGGATATCTAAACAATCCAGAGAAGACCAAGGAATCATTTCGAGGCGATTGGTACTTGACTGGTGATAATGCGTATAAAGATGAGGAAGGATATTTATGGTTTGTTGGAAGGAAGGACGATGTGGTTAAGGTATCTGGTTACAGGATAGGTCCATTTGAAGTTGAGAGCGTACTTCTAGAATTTCCCGCAGTACTAGAATCTGCTGTTGTTGCCGATGAAGATCCAATACGAGGACATGTATTACATGCTTATATTGTACTCAAAAGTGGATATACTCCAAGTGAGGAACTAAAGAAGGAGATTATTGATTTTGTAAATACTAAATATTCTAGGCACGTACATCTAGAAAGGGTTGACTTTGTTGATAAATTGCCAAAGACTGAGAGTGGTAAAATACAAAGATATCTACTTAGAAAGAAATAA
- a CDS encoding metal-dependent hydrolase family protein has product MELAIRNGIVFNGKEIIGKTNIYVREGKIVEVSREDHSAKMEIDAKDMFVMPGLIDAHIHLSGIKGGSLLKIMFEKPEYRVLRAAKWLEKLLLAGFTTVRDCGETVSLALKRALNDGIIGGPKVIAAGKPITQTFGHGELSHDVPLEFSKTMSFSEFCDGMESCIHAARKVLRDGADFIKIFATGGVLSQRDRPEHPQLSYEEIRAIVNEAEKVNTYVAAHAHGDRGARIAIEAGVKTLEHGTLLKDETLKLMKEKNVTLTPTLTIQELIFKYGKQIGVDEWGLQKITSVRENIANVVRKAKEYGVTIISGTDLGFETGLEEIDMGKNWMETVLLVERGGLSPIEALRASTYNAAMAIGINAGVIEIGKDADIIIINGDPTLNVREISKITHVVKNGKLTVENKSIKG; this is encoded by the coding sequence ATGGAGCTAGCGATAAGAAACGGGATCGTTTTTAACGGAAAAGAAATAATAGGAAAAACTAACATCTATGTGAGAGAAGGAAAAATTGTAGAAGTCTCTAGAGAAGATCACAGTGCGAAAATGGAAATTGATGCCAAAGACATGTTTGTAATGCCCGGATTAATTGACGCTCATATTCATCTTTCTGGAATCAAAGGTGGTAGTCTATTAAAGATAATGTTTGAGAAACCAGAATATAGGGTACTTCGCGCTGCTAAATGGCTAGAAAAGCTACTGTTAGCTGGATTTACAACTGTCAGGGACTGTGGAGAAACAGTGTCTTTAGCCTTAAAGAGGGCTTTAAATGACGGAATTATAGGTGGGCCTAAGGTAATTGCTGCCGGCAAACCTATTACACAGACTTTTGGACATGGGGAATTAAGTCATGATGTACCGTTAGAGTTCTCAAAAACCATGAGCTTTTCTGAATTTTGTGACGGAATGGAATCATGTATTCACGCTGCCAGGAAAGTTCTAAGGGATGGCGCTGATTTCATCAAAATATTCGCAACTGGCGGAGTGCTATCACAGAGGGATAGACCAGAACATCCCCAGCTAAGTTACGAGGAGATTAGGGCAATAGTTAACGAAGCTGAAAAAGTCAATACTTACGTAGCAGCTCATGCTCATGGAGATAGAGGAGCAAGGATTGCAATAGAGGCTGGAGTAAAAACGTTAGAACACGGTACCTTACTTAAGGATGAGACGCTAAAGTTAATGAAGGAGAAAAACGTAACGTTAACTCCAACATTGACGATTCAAGAGTTAATATTCAAATATGGTAAACAGATTGGAGTCGATGAGTGGGGACTCCAAAAGATCACTTCCGTAAGGGAGAATATTGCAAATGTTGTTAGAAAAGCTAAGGAGTATGGAGTTACGATAATAAGTGGTACTGATTTGGGTTTTGAAACGGGATTAGAGGAGATTGATATGGGAAAGAATTGGATGGAGACTGTTTTACTTGTTGAAAGAGGAGGGCTGTCTCCAATAGAGGCTTTAAGAGCCTCAACTTATAATGCTGCGATGGCTATTGGAATTAACGCTGGTGTAATAGAGATTGGAAAAGATGCTGATATCATAATCATTAATGGTGATCCTACGCTAAATGTGAGGGAAATATCTAAGATTACACATGTAGTCAAGAATGGAAAATTAACTGTGGAGAATAAGTCAATTAAGGGTTAG
- a CDS encoding MFS transporter gives MKEETKVSIAAMIGIAFEFYDFLIFGFVAGILANLFFPSGNKIVSLLDTFAVFATGFAGRPLGAIVFGHLGDKIGRKYTLIITMTLMGLSSLFTGLLPGYAILGVLAPTLLTILRLLQGFSLGGEFGGGITLSAEFAEPGKRAFYTGIAQMAQGIGPLMATGLIFVFSSIMLPSAFASIGWRILFIIGAFIAVIGVMIRLKISESPVFKKVKEKNEISHFPLVDAFRIYWKRILLGLGFIIGGTTMTYATSVFASSYLENVIGVPARLVSLALTIGYIVEAISILLFAMLADKVGRKPLMVATAVGLLILVYPYFLLISTGQFSLILLAQIIYSVIGSMSAGAYATALTELFPTKVRYTALSFDYHVGVAVFGGTTPFIASYLIYATGYKLAPVYWGIAGMIVTLIAYLLYKETKGTVFEGQEVLKR, from the coding sequence ATGAAGGAAGAAACAAAAGTTTCAATCGCAGCAATGATAGGTATAGCATTCGAATTCTATGATTTTTTGATATTCGGATTCGTAGCTGGCATCTTGGCTAACTTATTCTTCCCATCTGGAAATAAAATAGTGTCGCTTCTTGACACGTTTGCAGTATTTGCTACAGGCTTTGCTGGTAGACCGCTGGGAGCAATAGTGTTTGGTCATCTAGGTGATAAGATAGGAAGGAAATATACATTAATAATTACTATGACATTAATGGGGCTATCGTCATTATTTACGGGTTTATTACCAGGTTACGCTATATTAGGGGTTTTAGCACCCACGTTGCTGACGATTTTGAGATTACTTCAAGGATTTTCACTAGGAGGCGAATTTGGAGGAGGAATTACTCTCTCAGCGGAATTTGCAGAACCTGGGAAAAGAGCTTTTTATACCGGAATTGCTCAAATGGCCCAAGGTATAGGCCCGCTAATGGCTACTGGATTAATATTCGTCTTTAGTAGTATTATGTTACCTAGTGCTTTCGCATCTATTGGTTGGAGAATACTTTTCATAATTGGCGCATTTATCGCAGTAATAGGAGTCATGATAAGACTAAAAATTTCTGAATCACCAGTATTCAAAAAAGTTAAGGAGAAGAATGAGATTTCTCATTTTCCACTAGTTGATGCTTTCAGAATTTATTGGAAAAGGATACTATTGGGTTTAGGATTCATAATAGGTGGTACTACAATGACATATGCTACTAGTGTTTTCGCATCATCATATTTAGAAAATGTGATAGGAGTACCTGCACGACTCGTTTCATTAGCCTTGACTATAGGATACATCGTTGAGGCAATATCTATACTCTTGTTCGCAATGTTGGCTGATAAAGTAGGGAGAAAGCCATTAATGGTTGCAACTGCAGTAGGTTTATTAATCCTCGTATACCCGTATTTCTTATTAATCTCTACTGGCCAATTCTCGCTAATATTGTTAGCTCAAATAATATACTCCGTTATAGGTTCAATGTCAGCTGGTGCATATGCAACTGCCTTAACTGAGTTATTCCCAACCAAAGTAAGATATACAGCCTTATCCTTCGACTACCATGTGGGAGTTGCGGTATTTGGAGGAACCACGCCATTCATTGCAAGCTATCTGATTTACGCTACTGGTTATAAATTAGCACCTGTTTATTGGGGAATAGCTGGAATGATCGTAACATTAATAGCTTATTTATTGTATAAAGAAACTAAAGGAACAGTATTTGAGGGACAAGAAGTATTGAAAAGATAA
- a CDS encoding IS5 family transposase, with protein MGKSKYKRDWSKYDENVITRYELMFPFYVFQHWWELLAEENRNAKKTYKAPKEFNDFLAFLHLFLPYRAIEGVLRALERLKIIPTSLDYSTIWERVRNMNIKFPEANDQLEVIADATGISTNKGGQYIIAKWGKTKDSKFLKIEIVMDKDQFNVINAEVTSNEVQTAVKTVKDLQDKGKKVKKFYGDKAYDANEVYKTGVEVVVPPRENASTRRGHPARRKAVREFKRLGYNRWREERGYGVRWRIESLFSAVKRTFGESVRATSFLGQVVEAKLKFWAYAWMVHLANSLVGRAPGIRV; from the coding sequence ATGGGAAAGAGTAAGTACAAGAGGGATTGGAGCAAGTACGACGAGAACGTTATAACTAGATACGAGCTAATGTTCCCCTTCTACGTCTTCCAACACTGGTGGGAATTACTAGCAGAAGAGAATAGGAATGCCAAGAAAACCTACAAGGCGCCAAAGGAGTTCAACGACTTCCTAGCGTTCCTGCACTTGTTCCTACCTTATAGGGCCATAGAAGGAGTATTGAGAGCATTAGAAAGACTGAAAATCATCCCAACAAGCCTAGACTACTCAACAATATGGGAAAGAGTAAGAAACATGAACATAAAATTCCCAGAGGCAAATGACCAACTTGAAGTAATAGCAGACGCAACGGGAATAAGCACAAACAAGGGAGGACAATACATTATAGCAAAATGGGGAAAAACCAAGGACTCAAAATTCCTCAAGATCGAAATAGTAATGGATAAGGACCAATTCAACGTAATAAACGCTGAAGTAACCAGCAACGAGGTTCAGACTGCAGTTAAGACGGTTAAGGATTTACAAGATAAGGGAAAGAAGGTCAAGAAGTTTTATGGAGATAAAGCTTATGATGCTAATGAGGTTTACAAGACTGGGGTTGAGGTTGTTGTTCCACCTAGGGAGAACGCCTCCACTAGACGCGGTCATCCTGCTAGGAGAAAGGCTGTAAGGGAGTTCAAGAGGTTGGGTTATAATCGTTGGAGGGAGGAGAGGGGTTACGGTGTTAGGTGGAGGATTGAGTCCTTATTCTCTGCTGTGAAGCGTACTTTTGGGGAATCTGTTAGGGCTACAAGTTTTTTAGGACAAGTGGTTGAGGCTAAGCTCAAGTTCTGGGCTTATGCATGGATGGTCCACTTGGCTAATTCTTTAGTTGGTAGAGCTCCGGGTATTAGGGTGTGA